In Apus apus isolate bApuApu2 chromosome 5, bApuApu2.pri.cur, whole genome shotgun sequence, the following are encoded in one genomic region:
- the MPEG1 gene encoding macrophage-expressed gene 1 protein, with translation MGRTLWAALLTEVLVAWVRGAEQAQEQYSSAGFLECKKALKLTSLEVLPGGGWDNLRNLDMGRVINLSYLLCKTTEDGSYIIPDEIFTIPRKQSNLDINSEIIESWKNYQSITSASINLELSLFSSINGKFSYDFHRTKTHQVKDYAVTTRVQVRNLVYTAKINPGAALDKGFKKQLMMIASHLENNQTRMADFLAEVLVLNYGTHTITSVDAGASLVQEDQIKATFLKDSWATRSAVTASAGMAFRSIIDMKTDETLDISSGFTKQYLENRTNSRVESIGGTPFYPGITLKTWQERIRDQLVALDRSGLPLYFFINPTTLPELPTPTVKKLARRVEMAIRRYYTFNTYPGCTDATSPNFNFHANADDGSCKGTMNNFTFGGVFQECAGLAGPDTSMLCRELEQRNPLTGAFSCPTTYTPVLLGVQEREEGHSHLECHEKCTLGIFCHRECRDVFWLSRVQFSAYWCATRGPVAPNSGYLFGGLFSAHSANSITGAQSCPSGYFPLKLFDELRVCVSQDYEEGRQYAVPFGGFFSCQAGNPLAGQHQGTAEDPHTKSCPPGFSQHLALISDSCQVQFCVQAGIFTGGSLPPARLPPFTRPPTNLPAIDTVLVSSGDGDNTWVRDGQDRMWRLAGPEEVQHTMEMVRGRGLMGGEVAGITAAVLVGLATILATVSYSCWKYKARGYRAMGEGDSLVVVSPQDSTVLNVGEGYQQEPEGLMA, from the coding sequence ATGGGCAGGACGCTGTGGGCTGCCCTGCTCACCGAGGTGTTGGTGGCTTGGGTGAGAGGGGCTGAGCAGGCCCAGGAGCAGTACTCCTCTGCAGGGTTTCTGGAGTGTAAGAAGGCCCTGAAGCTCACAAGTCTAGAAGTCCTGCCGGGAGGGGGCTGGGATAACCTCAGGAATTTGGATATGGGCAGAGTCATCAACTTGAGCTACTTGCTGTGCAAGACCACAGAAGACGGATCTTATATCATCCCAGATGAGATCTTCACTATCCCTCGCAAGCAGAGCAACCTGGACATCAATTCCGAGATCATTGAGTCCTGGAAAAATTATCAAAGCATCACCTCTGCCTCCATCAACCTGGAGCTGTCCCTTTTCTCTTCCATCAATGGCAAGTTCTCCTATGACTTCCACCGGACCAAGACCCACCAAGTGAAAGACTATGCTGTAACCACCCGAGTGCAAGTCAGGAACCTGGTTTACACTGCCAAAATCAACCCAGGGGCTGCCCTGGACAAAGGCTTCAAGAAGCAGCTGATGATGATTGCCAGCCACCTAGAGAACAACCAGACACGGATGGCTGATTTTCTGGCTGAAGTGCTGGTGCTAAACTATGGCACCCACACCATCACCTCTGTGGATGCTGGAGCCAGCTTGGTGCAGGAGGATCAGATCAAGGCAACCTTCCTGAAGGACAGCTGGGCCACACGGAGTGCTGTCACTGCCTCAGCTGGCATGGCCTTCCGCAGCATCATCGATATGAAAACTGACGAGACCCTGGACATCAGCTCTGGGTTCACCAAGCAGTATCTGGAGAACCGCACCAACTCCAGGGTAGAGAGCATTGGCGGGACACCCTTTTACCCAGGCATCACCCTCAAGACTTGGCAGGAGAGGATCAGAGACCAACTGGTGGCTCTTGACCGCTCAGGGCTGCCCCTGTACTTCTTCATCAACCCCAccaccctgccagagctgcccaCCCCTACAGTGAAGAAGCTGGCCAGGCGAGTGGAGATGGCTATCCGCCGCTACTACACCTTCAACACCTACCCAGGCTGCACCGATGCCACCTCGCCCAACTTCAACTTCCATGCCAATGCCGATGATGGCTCCTGCAAAGGGACCATGAACAACTTCACCTTTGGGGGAGTCTTCCAGGAgtgtgctgggctggcaggcCCTGACACCAGCATGCTGTGccgggagctggagcagaggaaccCCCTCACCGGGGCTTTCTCCTGCCCCACCACCTACACgccagtgctgctgggtgtGCAGGAGCGGGAGGAAGGTCACAGCCATCTGGAGTGCCATGAGAAGTGCACCCTGGGCATCTTCTGCCACCGTGAGTGCCGGGATGTTTTCTGGCTCTCCCGGGTGCAATTCAGTGCCTACTGGTGTGCTACACGTGGCCCAGTAGCCCCAAACTCAGGATATCTCTTTGGAGGGCTGTTCAGTGCCCACAGTGCCAACTCCATCACTGGTGCCCAGTCCTGCCCCTCAGGGTACTTCCCTCTGAAGCTCTTTGATGAGCTCAGGGTGTGCGTGAGCCAAGACTATGAGGAGGGCAGGCAGTACGCAGTGCCCTTTGGGGGCTTCTtcagctgccaggcagggaaCCCCTTGGCAGGACAGCACCAGGGCACTGCTGAGGACCCCCACACCAAGAGCTGCCCCCCAGGCTTCAGCCAGCACTTGGCACTCATCAGCGATAGCTGCCAGGTGCAGTTCTGCGTCCAGGCTGGCATCTTCACAGGGGGCTCACTGCCACCCGCCCGCCTGCCACCCTTCACCCGGCCCCCCACCAACCTGCCGGCCATCGACACTGTGCTGGTGAGCAGCGGGGACGGGGACAACACCTGGGTCAGGGATGGGCAGGACCGCATGTGGCGGCTGGCCGGGCCAGAAGAGGTACAGCACACAATGGAGATGGTGAGGGGCCGGGGGCTGATGGGGGGCGAGGTGGCTGGCATCACTGCAGCAGTCCTGGTGGGACTGGCCACCATCCTGGCGACTGTCTCCTACAGCTGCTGGAAGTACAAGGCAAGGGGGTACCGCGCGATGGGTGAAGGGGACAGCCTGGTCGTTGTGAGCCCCCAGGACAGCACTGTGCTGAATGTGGGCGAGGGGTACCAGCAAGAGCCAGAGGGGCTGATGGCTTAA
- the DTX4 gene encoding E3 ubiquitin-protein ligase DTX4 isoform X1: protein MLLASAVVVWEWLNEHGRWRPYSPAVSHHIEAVARAGPRAGGSVVLGQADSRLAPYIIDLQSMHQFRQDTGTIRPVRRSYYDPSSAPGKGVVWEWENDSGSWTPYDMDVGITIQRAYEKQHPWVDLSAIGFCYVIDFATMGQINRQTQRKRRVRRRLDMVYPLVSGTLPKSQSWPTSPGAAAAPPVPACACPQCLLVMSVKATVSAAGPGTATLQPRKAAPVPPAAPKAQALAPGPKVPDSAGAARGSLQPLAAPGVRRQAASTPALSLAGSSTSPPGAGSGSKASRPGLGTLSRSHLQRLAIAQSRVLIASGVPTVPVKNLTGSSPVNPALAGITGILMSAAGLPVCLTRPPKLVLHPPPVSKSEIQSIPGISHTCRKTTKKQAKKGKTPEEVLKKYLQKVRHPPDEDCTICMERLSAPSGYKGPQPAVKPDLVGKLMKCGHVFHLHCLVAMYNNGNKDGSLQCPTCKTIYGVKTGTQPPGKMEYHIIPHALPGHSDCKTIRIIYNIPPGVQGPEHPNPGKSFTARGFPRHCYLPDSEKGRKVLKLLLVAWDRRLIFAIGTSSTTGESDTVIWNEIHHKTEFGSNLTGHGYPDINYLDNVLAELAAQGITEESLAQEKD, encoded by the exons ATGCTGCTGGCCTCGGCCGTGGTGGTGTGGGAATGGCTGAACGAGCACGGGCGGTGGCGGCCCTACAGCCCCGCCGTCAGCCACCACATCGAGGCGGTGGCCCGCGCCGGGccgcgggcgggcggcagcgTGGTGCTGGGCCAGGCCGACAGCCGCCTGGCGCCCTACATCATCGACCTGCAGTCCATGCACCAGTTCCGCCAGGACACCG GCACTATCCGCCCCGTCCGGCGCAGCTACTACGACCCATCGTCTGCACCCGGCAAAGGCGTCGTGTGGGAGTGGGAGAATGACAGCGGGTCCTGGACACCCTATGACATGGACGTGGGCATCACCATCCAGCGCGCTTACGAGAAGCAGCACCCCTGGGTGGACCTGAGCGCCATTGGCTTCTGCTACGTCATTGACTTTGCCACCATGGGCCAGATCAACCGACAGACCCAGCGCAAGCGCCGTGTCCGCCGCCGCCTTGACATGGTCTACCCTCTGGTCTCGGGCACCCTGCCCAAGTCACAGTCCTGGCCgaccagccctggggcagcgGCGGCCCCCCCGGTCCCTGCCTGCGCCTGTCCCCAGTGCCTCCTGGTGATGAGCGTCAAAGCCACCGTGTCAGCTGCTGGCCCCGGCACCGCCACCCTGCAGCCCCGCAAAGCTGCCCCTGtgccccctgctgcccccaagGCCCAAGCGCTGGCCCCAGGGCCCAAGGTGCCCGACAGCGCGGGCGCGGCGCGTGGCTCCCTGCAGCCGCTGGCAGCCCCCGGGGTCCGGCGGCAGGCGGCCAGCACGCCGGCCCTGAGCTTGGCCGGCTCCTCCACCAGCCCCCCCGGCGCGGGCAGCGGCAGCAAAGCGTCCCGTCCTGGGCTCGGCACCCTGAGCCGCAGCCACCTGCAGCGCCTGGCCATCGCCCAGTCCCGGGTGCTCATTGCCTCTGG GGTCCCCACTGTCCCCGTGAAGAACCTCACTGGCTCCAGCCCTGTCAACCCAGCACTGGCAG GGATTACGGGGATCCTAATGAGTGCGGCTGGGCTGCCCGTCTGCCTGACACGGCCCCCCAAGCTGGTGTTGCACCCCCCACCTGTCAGCAAAAGCGAGATCCAGTCCATCCCTGGAATTTCCCACACCTGTCGCAAGACCACCAAGAAACAAGCCAAGAAGG GTAAAACCCCGGAGGAGGTACTGAAAAAATACCTGCAGAAGGTGCGGCATCCACCGGATGAG GACTGCACCATCTGCATGGAGCGCCTCTCGGCACCCTCCGGCTACAAGGGACCCCAGCCAGCTGTCAAGCCCGACCTGGTGGGGAAGCTGATGAAATGTGGCCATGTCTTCCACCTCCACTGCCTGGTCGCCATGTACAACAATGGCAACAAG GATGGGAGCCTGCAGTGCCCCACCTGCAAAACCATCTATGGGGTGAAGACGGGGACACAGCCCCCTGGGAAGATGGAGTATCACATCATCCCTCACGCGCTGCCTGGCCACTCTGACTGCAAAACCATCCGCATCATCTACAACATCCCCCCGGGTGTGCAG GGACCGGAGCATCCAAACCCTGGGAAGAGCTTCACTGCCCGTGGCTTCCCCCGGCACTGCTACCTGCCTGACAGTGAGAAGGGCAGAAAG GTACTGAAGTTGCTGCTGGTGGCCTGGGACCGGCGCTTGATCTTCGCCATTGGGACCTCCAGCACCACAGGCGAGTCAGACACTGTGATCTGGAACGAGATCCACCACAAGACAGAGTTCGGCTCCAACCTTACTGGCCACGGCTACCCTGACATCAATTACCTGGACAATGTCCTGGCCGAGCTCGCGGCCCAGGGCATCACGGAGGAGAGTCTGGCACAGGAGAAGGACTGA
- the DTX4 gene encoding E3 ubiquitin-protein ligase DTX4 isoform X2, whose amino-acid sequence MLLASAVVVWEWLNEHGRWRPYSPAVSHHIEAVARAGPRAGGSVVLGQADSRLAPYIIDLQSMHQFRQDTGTIRPVRRSYYDPSSAPGKGVVWEWENDSGSWTPYDMDVGITIQRAYEKQHPWVDLSAIGFCYVIDFATMGQINRQTQRKRRVRRRLDMVYPLVSGTLPKSQSWPTSPGAAAAPPVPACACPQCLLVMSVKATVSAAGPGTATLQPRKAAPVPPAAPKAQALAPGPKVPDSAGAARGSLQPLAAPGVRRQAASTPALSLAGSSTSPPGAGSGSKASRPGLGTLSRSHLQRLAIAQSRVLIASGVPTVPVKNLTGSSPVNPALAGITGILMSAAGLPVCLTRPPKLVLHPPPVSKSEIQSIPGISHTCRKTTKKQAKKGKTPEEVLKKYLQKVRHPPDEDCTICMERLSAPSGYKGPQPAVKPDLVGKLMKCGHVFHLHCLVAMYNNGNKDGSLQCPTCKTIYGVKTGTQPPGKMEYHIIPHALPGHSDCKTIRIIYNIPPGVQVLKLLLVAWDRRLIFAIGTSSTTGESDTVIWNEIHHKTEFGSNLTGHGYPDINYLDNVLAELAAQGITEESLAQEKD is encoded by the exons ATGCTGCTGGCCTCGGCCGTGGTGGTGTGGGAATGGCTGAACGAGCACGGGCGGTGGCGGCCCTACAGCCCCGCCGTCAGCCACCACATCGAGGCGGTGGCCCGCGCCGGGccgcgggcgggcggcagcgTGGTGCTGGGCCAGGCCGACAGCCGCCTGGCGCCCTACATCATCGACCTGCAGTCCATGCACCAGTTCCGCCAGGACACCG GCACTATCCGCCCCGTCCGGCGCAGCTACTACGACCCATCGTCTGCACCCGGCAAAGGCGTCGTGTGGGAGTGGGAGAATGACAGCGGGTCCTGGACACCCTATGACATGGACGTGGGCATCACCATCCAGCGCGCTTACGAGAAGCAGCACCCCTGGGTGGACCTGAGCGCCATTGGCTTCTGCTACGTCATTGACTTTGCCACCATGGGCCAGATCAACCGACAGACCCAGCGCAAGCGCCGTGTCCGCCGCCGCCTTGACATGGTCTACCCTCTGGTCTCGGGCACCCTGCCCAAGTCACAGTCCTGGCCgaccagccctggggcagcgGCGGCCCCCCCGGTCCCTGCCTGCGCCTGTCCCCAGTGCCTCCTGGTGATGAGCGTCAAAGCCACCGTGTCAGCTGCTGGCCCCGGCACCGCCACCCTGCAGCCCCGCAAAGCTGCCCCTGtgccccctgctgcccccaagGCCCAAGCGCTGGCCCCAGGGCCCAAGGTGCCCGACAGCGCGGGCGCGGCGCGTGGCTCCCTGCAGCCGCTGGCAGCCCCCGGGGTCCGGCGGCAGGCGGCCAGCACGCCGGCCCTGAGCTTGGCCGGCTCCTCCACCAGCCCCCCCGGCGCGGGCAGCGGCAGCAAAGCGTCCCGTCCTGGGCTCGGCACCCTGAGCCGCAGCCACCTGCAGCGCCTGGCCATCGCCCAGTCCCGGGTGCTCATTGCCTCTGG GGTCCCCACTGTCCCCGTGAAGAACCTCACTGGCTCCAGCCCTGTCAACCCAGCACTGGCAG GGATTACGGGGATCCTAATGAGTGCGGCTGGGCTGCCCGTCTGCCTGACACGGCCCCCCAAGCTGGTGTTGCACCCCCCACCTGTCAGCAAAAGCGAGATCCAGTCCATCCCTGGAATTTCCCACACCTGTCGCAAGACCACCAAGAAACAAGCCAAGAAGG GTAAAACCCCGGAGGAGGTACTGAAAAAATACCTGCAGAAGGTGCGGCATCCACCGGATGAG GACTGCACCATCTGCATGGAGCGCCTCTCGGCACCCTCCGGCTACAAGGGACCCCAGCCAGCTGTCAAGCCCGACCTGGTGGGGAAGCTGATGAAATGTGGCCATGTCTTCCACCTCCACTGCCTGGTCGCCATGTACAACAATGGCAACAAG GATGGGAGCCTGCAGTGCCCCACCTGCAAAACCATCTATGGGGTGAAGACGGGGACACAGCCCCCTGGGAAGATGGAGTATCACATCATCCCTCACGCGCTGCCTGGCCACTCTGACTGCAAAACCATCCGCATCATCTACAACATCCCCCCGGGTGTGCAG GTACTGAAGTTGCTGCTGGTGGCCTGGGACCGGCGCTTGATCTTCGCCATTGGGACCTCCAGCACCACAGGCGAGTCAGACACTGTGATCTGGAACGAGATCCACCACAAGACAGAGTTCGGCTCCAACCTTACTGGCCACGGCTACCCTGACATCAATTACCTGGACAATGTCCTGGCCGAGCTCGCGGCCCAGGGCATCACGGAGGAGAGTCTGGCACAGGAGAAGGACTGA
- the CNTF gene encoding ciliary neurotrophic factor has translation MAAADSSPAALRRRDLCSRGIRLAGKMRSDVIDLLDAYMEQQGLDASASVAAVEGVPAAAAEHWDEQTGTQRLLENLAAYRTFRALLAQMLEEQREQLGDTDAALGRALAAVLLQVSAFIYHLEELLRLESRSPPSEEGPGSPPAPHLSLFERKLRGLGVLRELAQWAVRSARDLRQLAKASPGSSLAPSPAESP, from the exons ATGGCGGCAGCAGACAGCTCCCCGGCCGCCCTCCGGCGCCGCGACCTGTGCAGCCGCGGCATCCGCCTGGCTGGGAAGATGCGCTCGGATGTCATTGACCTCCTGGATGCCTAC AtggagcagcagggcttggaCGCCTCAGCCAGCGTGGCCGCGGTGGAGGGGGTGCCAGCAGCAGCGGCAGAGCACTGGGATGAGCAGACAGGGACCCAGCGGCTGCTGGAGAACCTGGCAGCATACCGGACCTTCCGGGCCCTGCTGGCCCagatgctggaggagcagcGGGAGCAGCTGGGCGACACTGATGCTGCCCTGGGCCGGGCGCTGGCGGCCGTCCTGCTGCAGGTCTCAGCATTCATCTACCACCTTGAGGAGCTGCTGCGGCTGGAAAGCCGCAGCCCCCCCAGTGAGGAAGGACCCGgttcccccccagccccgcacctcAGCCTCTTTGAGAGGAAGCTGCGGGGCCTGGGCGTGCTGCGGGAGCTGGCCCAGTGGGCTGTCAGGTCTGCTCGGGACCTGCGGCAGCTCGCCAAggccagcccaggcagcagcttggcccccagcccagctgagagCCCCTGA